In Nitrososphaerota archaeon, a genomic segment contains:
- a CDS encoding type II toxin-antitoxin system VapC family toxin produces MYFDAISAGRSKGLISSVNLAEFYYKICQKLGKQTADSWYFQLCRSRLEVVHNDELVRYAGLEKCRQPNRLAFADCFALALARMEHALLLTTDSELSKVKDVEVRYVRP; encoded by the coding sequence ATATATTTTGACGCAATTAGTGCAGGACGATCAAAGGGTTTGATATCTAGCGTTAATCTAGCCGAATTCTACTACAAGATATGCCAAAAGCTTGGTAAGCAGACAGCAGATTCTTGGTATTTTCAGTTGTGCAGAAGCAGGCTGGAAGTCGTACATAATGACGAGTTGGTTAGGTATGCCGGTCTAGAAAAGTGCAGGCAACCAAACAGGCTGGCATTTGCTGACTGTTTTGCTCTAGCACTTGCAAGAATGGAGCACGCGCTCCTGCTAACAACAGATAGCGAACTATCGAAAGTCAAAGATGTAGAAGTTAGATACGTAAGACCTTAA
- a CDS encoding SDR family oxidoreductase, which yields MLHRIIKKDILKLQKDVEDAEGQRVLITGGAGFLGSWLCDAFVHKSKVTCYDNLATGKVENIEHQKGNKNFEYKRIDVSTRDWYANGKFDLILHLASRPSPDDYQKHPVDTLAVSTNGMIGALELARRNDAKLLFASTSEVYGDPKVVPTPETYWGNVNPIGLRSCYDEGKRVGEAMCMAYRRQYGIDVRITRIFNTYGPRIRATGAYGRAVPRFIVQALGNKPLTVHGEGKQTRSLCYVSDTVSAMVKAFLHKKAAGQVFNVGSPREIAILELAKMIIRLTKAKSKIVHLPLAPDDPKRRCPDIGKAKKVLAWSPSVDLDEGLKRTIIWFRDS from the coding sequence ATGCTGCATCGGATCATAAAGAAGGACATTCTGAAATTGCAGAAGGATGTCGAAGATGCTGAAGGGCAGCGAGTCTTGATCACAGGAGGAGCCGGGTTCCTAGGTTCTTGGCTCTGCGACGCTTTTGTTCACAAAAGCAAGGTAACCTGCTACGACAACCTTGCAACTGGTAAAGTTGAGAATATTGAGCATCAAAAAGGGAATAAGAATTTCGAGTACAAACGCATTGACGTTTCTACAAGAGACTGGTACGCGAATGGCAAATTCGACCTGATTCTGCATCTGGCCAGCAGGCCCTCTCCAGACGACTATCAGAAGCACCCTGTAGACACTCTTGCAGTTTCTACCAATGGGATGATAGGAGCTCTCGAGCTTGCAAGACGGAACGACGCTAAACTGCTCTTTGCTTCGACATCAGAAGTCTATGGAGACCCAAAGGTTGTACCTACTCCAGAAACCTATTGGGGCAACGTCAATCCGATAGGTCTGCGCTCATGCTACGATGAAGGGAAAAGGGTAGGGGAAGCTATGTGTATGGCATACAGACGACAATACGGCATTGATGTTAGAATTACGAGGATATTCAACACGTATGGCCCAAGAATCAGGGCTACAGGAGCTTATGGTAGAGCTGTACCAAGGTTCATCGTTCAGGCTCTTGGGAATAAGCCGCTAACGGTTCATGGAGAGGGCAAACAGACTAGATCGCTCTGCTATGTTAGCGACACAGTGTCTGCGATGGTAAAGGCGTTCCTGCATAAAAAGGCGGCAGGGCAAGTATTCAACGTAGGGAGTCCAAGGGAGATAGCAATTTTGGAGCTAGCAAAGATGATAATCAGGCTTACAAAGGCGAAATCGAAGATTGTTCACCTACCTCTTGCTCCTGACGACCCAAAGCGGAGGTGCCCAGACATTGGCAAGGCAAAGAAAGTTCTTGCGTGGAGCCCTTCAGTTGACCTTGATGAGGGTTTGAAGCGAACCATAATCTGGTTCAGAGATAGTTAG
- a CDS encoding UDP-glucose/GDP-mannose dehydrogenase family protein, whose product MRLRLPAKHSVAIVGLGFVGLSTAVCFAKLGIEVLGIDLDRRKIALIAKGRVPFHEPNLDRLLQETTNASFQVSTNVKLIARSPIIFIVVGTPSKEDGSMDDRYLRSAARDVGSAIKGSKSYPLIVVKSTVVPGTLLNLVIPEIEKTSGLKYGKGFGACSNPEFLREGSAIEDTLKPDRIIIGGSKKDAITLQSFYAKTYGKSLPKTIMTNPHNAELIKYANNAFLAMKISFANSLARLCEKLPEGDVNVIAEGVGLDRRIGSLFLRAGLGFGGSCFPKDVRAFIEFSKKLGYAPPLAEATMQINKIQPLRAVEMAEDKIGSLKGKKVALLGLTFKPDTDDMREAVSIRIVDELLKKGARVYAHDPKALETASSVFGKKIKLVSSAKECLKGADCAILVTEWKDYLALKPRDFKSLMKNPIVIDGRRLFDAEEFSKALDYAAIGLGKRSS is encoded by the coding sequence ATGCGATTACGTTTGCCAGCTAAACACTCCGTAGCCATAGTGGGCCTTGGATTCGTGGGCCTTTCAACAGCAGTATGTTTTGCAAAGCTCGGCATTGAGGTTCTCGGCATCGATCTTGACAGAAGGAAGATTGCACTGATAGCAAAAGGTCGTGTACCTTTTCACGAGCCAAACTTGGACAGACTTCTCCAAGAAACTACCAACGCAAGTTTCCAAGTTTCTACGAACGTAAAATTGATTGCAAGATCACCAATCATCTTCATCGTTGTGGGCACGCCTAGCAAAGAAGACGGCTCGATGGATGACAGGTATCTCCGCTCTGCTGCAAGGGATGTAGGCTCGGCAATAAAAGGAAGCAAGTCTTACCCTCTAATCGTAGTCAAGAGCACAGTCGTACCAGGAACGCTACTGAACCTTGTCATCCCAGAAATCGAAAAAACATCAGGATTGAAATATGGAAAGGGGTTCGGGGCATGCTCCAATCCAGAATTCTTGCGTGAAGGATCTGCAATAGAGGATACGCTAAAACCAGACAGGATTATCATAGGAGGCAGCAAGAAAGACGCAATAACGCTCCAAAGTTTCTACGCAAAAACCTATGGCAAAAGCCTCCCAAAGACCATCATGACCAACCCTCACAACGCTGAGCTGATCAAATATGCTAACAATGCCTTTTTGGCCATGAAGATCAGCTTTGCCAATTCACTGGCTCGGTTATGCGAAAAACTGCCCGAAGGAGATGTCAATGTCATTGCAGAGGGGGTAGGCCTTGACAGGAGAATCGGATCACTTTTCCTCAGAGCTGGTCTGGGCTTCGGAGGTTCGTGCTTCCCGAAGGATGTCAGAGCCTTCATAGAATTTTCAAAGAAACTTGGCTATGCCCCTCCTCTTGCTGAGGCTACGATGCAGATCAACAAAATACAGCCGTTAAGAGCTGTGGAAATGGCAGAAGATAAGATTGGGAGCCTGAAGGGAAAGAAGGTTGCACTGCTCGGCCTTACCTTCAAGCCAGATACTGACGACATGAGGGAAGCGGTATCTATAAGAATCGTCGATGAGCTCTTGAAAAAAGGGGCACGAGTATATGCCCATGACCCAAAAGCTCTTGAAACTGCATCATCAGTATTCGGCAAAAAAATCAAACTAGTTTCTAGCGCAAAAGAGTGTCTGAAGGGCGCAGACTGCGCAATCTTGGTTACAGAATGGAAAGACTATCTGGCTCTAAAGCCTAGAGACTTCAAATCACTGATGAAAAACCCAATCGTAATAGATGGGAGGAGGCTCTTTGATGCGGAGGAGTTCTCCAAAGCTCTTGACTATGCAGCCATAGGTCTTGGGAAACGATCATCCTGA
- a CDS encoding AbrB/MazE/SpoVT family DNA-binding domain-containing protein: MVITILYGFMSKIATVTSKSMVTIPSKLRKKLDLRQGSKVEFVEVEEGLLMIPLKSLGELRGAAKEKKAILVKAVKELDVEHRIEAKG, encoded by the coding sequence ATGGTAATCACCATATTGTATGGTTTCATGAGCAAAATAGCAACTGTAACCAGCAAGAGCATGGTTACAATTCCGTCGAAATTAAGGAAAAAGCTCGACCTCCGACAAGGCAGCAAGGTCGAGTTTGTAGAGGTAGAGGAGGGATTGCTTATGATTCCCCTCAAGAGCCTTGGCGAGCTTAGAGGTGCGGCTAAAGAGAAGAAAGCCATACTAGTTAAGGCAGTTAAAGAATTAGACGTAGAGCATAGGATAGAGGCAAAAGGATGA